A window from Leptidea sinapis chromosome 11, ilLepSina1.1, whole genome shotgun sequence encodes these proteins:
- the LOC126966949 gene encoding uncharacterized protein LOC126966949: MYLARVISVLIRNNSTAQNSQTITPKFEHVFAFPYIRNLALINRLKIYHFVGSCVIIPTCGVMETLNAVAESSFVTSVLIGVTGGAVLSLASLPFKNVIGHIFISEDNKSIKISSLDFYGRKIDRIIRSEEWIPILDLKPKNTDVLFLTPKLTDGTVYKLPVRFGIVKNQKKMSEVLE, encoded by the exons atgtaTCTAGCTAGAGTAATAAGTgtcttgataagaaataattcaaCAGCACAAAATAGTCAGACTATTACCCCAAAATTCGAGCATGTATTCGCCTTTCCTTACATTAGAAATTTAGCACTCATCAACAGACTTAAAATATACCACTTCGTAGGATCATGTGTAATAATACCTACTTGTGGGGTAATGGAAACTTTAAATGCAGTAGCAGAGTCAAGCTTTGTTACTTCTGTTCTCATAG gTGTTACTGGTGGTGCTGTATTATCATTAGCATCATTgccatttaaaaatgtaatcgGACATATATTTATTAGTGAAGATaacaaatcaataaaaatatcatcattGGATTTCTATGGACGTAAAATAGATAGAATAATTAGATCAGAAGAATGGATACCCATATTAGACCTTAAACCAAAAAACACagatgttttgtttttaacaccAAAACTCACTGATGGTACAGTGTATAAATTACCAGTTCGATTCGGTATAGttaaaaatcaaaagaaaatGTCAGAAGTtttagaataa